In Immundisolibacter sp., a single window of DNA contains:
- the hpf gene encoding ribosome hibernation-promoting factor, HPF/YfiA family, producing the protein MRLPLQITARGIELTEAIESAVRKKAEKLDHFSDQIMACRVVIECPHKHHHKGVLYNVHIDLTVPGAELVVKREPNEDLYVALRDAFDAAGRQLRERMDRNHDHHGRNGAPLEL; encoded by the coding sequence ATGCGTTTACCTTTGCAGATCACCGCCCGCGGCATCGAGCTGACCGAGGCTATCGAGTCGGCTGTGCGCAAGAAGGCCGAGAAGCTTGACCATTTCAGCGATCAGATCATGGCCTGTCGGGTGGTTATCGAGTGTCCCCACAAGCACCATCACAAGGGCGTTCTGTACAACGTACACATCGACCTGACCGTGCCGGGAGCCGAGCTGGTGGTCAAGCGCGAACCGAATGAGGACCTGTACGTGGCGCTACGCGATGCCTTCGACGCCGCTGGCCGGCAGCTGCGTGAGCGCATGGACCGTAACCATGATCACCATGGGCGAAACGGCGCTCCGCTGGAGCTTTAA
- a CDS encoding CoA pyrophosphatase — protein MAPLPYHGKMDERWTDIPQDHREAAVLLLLYPAAGDGEPTTTLALIRRPDYSGPHSGQVALPGGRREGDESLTHTALRETHEELGIEPNRVTLLGALSPLYVRASNHLVYPFVASVPAQPQFIPCPREVATVIETPLARLLDPRYRGMEVVAFDPVGRVRVPYFALPGTRIWGATGMILGEFLTVLEDAA, from the coding sequence ATGGCGCCGCTGCCCTACCACGGCAAGATGGACGAGCGTTGGACCGACATCCCGCAGGATCACCGCGAAGCCGCGGTGCTGCTGCTGCTATACCCCGCCGCTGGCGACGGGGAACCAACCACCACGCTTGCCCTGATCCGCCGACCCGACTACAGCGGCCCGCACAGCGGACAGGTTGCGCTGCCCGGTGGCCGGCGCGAGGGTGACGAGTCGCTGACACACACAGCGCTGCGCGAAACGCACGAAGAACTCGGGATTGAACCGAACAGGGTGACGCTGCTGGGCGCTCTGTCGCCGCTGTACGTGCGCGCCAGCAACCACCTGGTCTATCCATTTGTCGCGAGCGTGCCGGCACAACCGCAGTTCATCCCCTGCCCGCGTGAAGTCGCAACGGTCATCGAGACGCCGCTCGCCCGGTTGCTGGACCCCAGATACCGCGGTATGGAAGTGGTCGCGTTCGACCCGGTCGGCCGAGTTCGGGTGCCCTACTTTGCCCTGCCGGGGACGCGCATCTGGGGCGCCACTGGCATGATTCTGGGCGAATTCCTCACGGTACTGGAGGACGCGGCATGA
- a CDS encoding helical backbone metal receptor, translated as MTRHEVGSACISVCEVTADTCKGCGRQMEEIAAWPAADDGARLSILMQAAQRLAGQAPRPWPRQVRDSLGNELVVPAPPQRIVSLVPSQTELLYALGVGERVVGVTKFCVHPAQARGNRRSVGGTKNPKLDRIQALEPDLVLANREENRAEDVDAIAAHAPVYVTEINTVNQALGMIRAVGFTLGAEVAAARLATDIQSALGDLPRLSDLRCAYLIWRKPWMAAGGDTFINDLMQRLGLHNVFASHPRYPQIDAAELIAAAPDVLLLSSEPYPFKPAHAAELAALLPKTLMVPVDGEMFSWPGSRLLAAARYFRQLLPRLADPAGAVT; from the coding sequence ATGACGCGGCATGAAGTCGGCAGTGCCTGCATCAGTGTTTGTGAGGTAACAGCCGACACCTGCAAGGGCTGTGGCCGGCAGATGGAGGAGATCGCCGCCTGGCCGGCCGCCGACGACGGCGCGCGCCTGAGCATACTGATGCAGGCGGCGCAACGTCTGGCCGGGCAGGCACCGCGCCCGTGGCCACGCCAGGTGCGCGACTCCCTCGGCAACGAGCTCGTGGTGCCGGCGCCGCCGCAACGCATTGTGTCCCTGGTGCCGTCACAAACCGAACTGCTGTACGCCCTTGGCGTGGGCGAGCGAGTGGTTGGCGTCACCAAGTTCTGCGTCCACCCGGCGCAGGCCCGAGGTAATCGACGCAGTGTCGGCGGCACCAAAAACCCCAAGCTGGACCGGATACAAGCGCTGGAGCCGGATCTGGTACTTGCTAACCGCGAGGAGAACCGGGCCGAGGACGTCGACGCCATCGCCGCCCACGCCCCGGTCTACGTCACGGAGATCAACACGGTGAACCAGGCGCTGGGCATGATCCGCGCGGTGGGCTTCACGCTGGGCGCGGAGGTCGCCGCAGCGCGGCTGGCGACCGACATTCAGAGCGCCTTAGGGGACTTGCCGCGCCTGTCGGACCTTCGCTGCGCCTACCTGATCTGGCGCAAACCCTGGATGGCGGCCGGGGGCGACACCTTCATCAACGACCTGATGCAACGGCTCGGCCTGCACAACGTGTTCGCCAGCCATCCGCGCTACCCGCAAATCGACGCCGCCGAACTCATCGCCGCGGCGCCCGATGTATTGCTGCTGTCATCGGAACCATACCCGTTCAAACCCGCTCACGCGGCCGAACTCGCGGCTCTGCTGCCAAAGACCCTGATGGTGCCGGTTGACGGCGAGATGTTCAGCTGGCCGGGTAGCCGCCTGCTGGCGGCGGCCCGGTATTTCCGTCAGCTGCTGCCGCGCCTTGCCGACCCTGCCGGAGCTGTGACATGA
- the gor gene encoding glutathione-disulfide reductase, whose amino-acid sequence MSEILDYLVIGGGSGGVASARRAAQYGARVALVESDRLGGTCVNVGCVPKKVMWNGASIAEALHHAADYGFSVGPTAFDWNRLVGARDAYVARLNVIYEEMLEGSKVTLLRGHGQFSAPDTVTVAGAAYRARHVLIAAGGRPALPQLPGAELGIDSDGFFALREQPQRVAVVGAGYIAVELAGVLRALGSEVALMIRGNTVLRQFDTLVQEAVTGHLEAAGLALHRGFTPAALERRDDGLSLLSEDGRSEGGFDCVIWAIGRAPCSEGLNLPQAGVQVAADGHIPVNIWQDTNVPGIHAVGDITGRAALTPVAIAAGRRLADRLFDGQAERRLDYDNIPSVVFSHPPVASVGLTEAQARAAHGDAVRVYTTRFADMYYALGSHRPQTVAKLVCLGEDERVIGLHVVGRGADEMMQGFAVAVKMGARKGDLDDTVAIHPTASEELVLMR is encoded by the coding sequence ATGAGTGAAATACTCGATTACCTGGTTATCGGGGGCGGTAGCGGCGGCGTTGCCTCGGCCCGGCGGGCCGCTCAATACGGCGCGCGCGTGGCACTGGTGGAAAGCGACCGCCTCGGCGGCACCTGCGTCAACGTCGGCTGTGTCCCCAAGAAAGTGATGTGGAACGGCGCCAGCATTGCCGAGGCTCTGCACCACGCCGCCGACTATGGCTTCTCGGTCGGTCCCACGGCGTTCGACTGGAACCGCCTGGTCGGTGCGCGTGACGCCTACGTGGCGCGACTGAACGTTATTTACGAGGAGATGCTGGAGGGCTCGAAGGTCACCCTGCTGCGTGGACACGGCCAGTTTTCTGCGCCCGATACGGTGACGGTGGCTGGCGCCGCCTACCGTGCCCGGCACGTCCTGATCGCCGCCGGTGGCCGGCCAGCGCTGCCGCAGCTGCCGGGGGCGGAGCTCGGCATCGACAGCGACGGCTTCTTTGCCCTGCGTGAGCAGCCACAACGGGTGGCGGTGGTCGGTGCCGGCTATATCGCCGTTGAACTTGCCGGAGTGCTGCGCGCACTGGGCAGCGAGGTAGCGCTGATGATCCGCGGTAACACCGTGCTGCGGCAGTTCGATACGCTGGTTCAGGAGGCCGTCACCGGCCACCTGGAGGCGGCCGGTCTGGCGCTGCACCGGGGGTTTACTCCAGCGGCCCTGGAGCGCCGCGACGATGGGTTGAGCCTGCTGTCGGAAGACGGCCGCAGCGAAGGCGGTTTTGATTGTGTTATCTGGGCCATCGGCCGCGCGCCCTGCAGCGAGGGCCTGAACCTGCCACAGGCGGGCGTTCAGGTCGCCGCGGACGGCCACATCCCCGTCAACATCTGGCAGGACACCAACGTGCCGGGTATCCACGCGGTCGGCGACATTACCGGCCGGGCGGCGTTGACACCGGTTGCCATTGCTGCCGGACGGCGCCTGGCCGATCGCCTGTTCGACGGCCAGGCCGAGCGGCGACTCGATTACGACAACATCCCGTCGGTGGTATTCAGCCACCCACCGGTCGCCAGCGTTGGCCTGACCGAAGCCCAGGCGCGCGCGGCCCACGGCGATGCGGTGCGCGTCTACACCACGCGCTTTGCCGATATGTACTACGCCCTCGGCAGCCATCGCCCACAGACCGTCGCTAAATTGGTGTGCCTGGGCGAGGACGAGCGGGTGATCGGCTTGCATGTGGTTGGCCGGGGCGCCGATGAAATGATGCAGGGCTTCGCCGTGGCGGTGAAAATGGGCGCCCGCAAGGGCGATCTTGACGACACCGTCGCTATCCACCCAACCGCCAGCGAAGAGCTGGTGCTGATGAGGTAA